One genomic region from Pseudomonas hormoni encodes:
- a CDS encoding transglycosylase SLT domain-containing protein gives MSSSIRKAINSDALTRLAQAIAVAVSATLAGCSSHVPQTEAAHTPNIAARAKQKPIWLSEKPTPQIPQDVWERMRQGFQLQEGLGVNPRIEQQRLWFASNPSFLENAGERGSLYIHYIVERLEERNMPLELALLPVIESAYNPMAYSRADAVGLWQFIPSTGRYFNLRQTRFYDGRRDITASTTAAMDYLTRLHDMFNGDWLLALAAYNAGEGTVSRAIERNERLGLPTDYWNLPLPAETQAYVPKLLALSQVVLAPEAYGVNLNPIANEPYFQVVEINQRMDLSKVAAVANIDEDELFQLNPAFKQRTTIDGPQHLLVPTSKAQLLTASLSTMRPEELISKKSLKPVFEGADESEIASLKRAYRVKRGDNLAAIAKANKVDVKDLQRWNKMTGKNLKVGQTLVMQEKSKGSAGRVNTVVAANTKTKTKTPQTQYKVQQGDSLYIVAKRFNVEMQHLKRWNPRVGQALKPGQMLTVASPH, from the coding sequence ATGTCGTCATCTATTCGTAAAGCCATCAATTCAGACGCATTGACCCGCTTGGCTCAAGCCATAGCGGTGGCTGTGTCCGCCACATTGGCGGGCTGTTCCAGCCATGTGCCGCAGACCGAAGCGGCCCACACTCCCAATATCGCCGCTCGAGCCAAACAGAAGCCTATCTGGCTCAGCGAAAAGCCGACCCCGCAAATTCCACAGGACGTCTGGGAGCGCATGCGCCAGGGCTTCCAGTTGCAGGAAGGCCTGGGCGTCAACCCACGCATCGAGCAACAGCGCCTGTGGTTCGCCAGCAACCCGTCTTTCCTCGAAAACGCCGGCGAACGCGGCAGCCTCTACATTCACTACATCGTCGAACGCCTTGAAGAACGCAACATGCCGCTGGAACTGGCGCTGCTGCCAGTGATTGAAAGCGCCTACAACCCGATGGCCTATTCCCGGGCCGATGCGGTTGGCTTGTGGCAATTCATTCCTTCCACCGGGCGTTATTTCAATCTGCGTCAGACCCGTTTCTATGATGGCCGTCGCGACATCACCGCCTCGACCACCGCCGCAATGGATTACCTGACCCGCCTGCACGACATGTTCAACGGCGATTGGCTGCTGGCCCTGGCAGCCTACAACGCCGGTGAAGGCACGGTCAGCCGGGCCATCGAGCGCAACGAAAGGCTCGGCCTGCCAACCGATTACTGGAACCTGCCACTGCCGGCCGAAACCCAGGCCTATGTGCCGAAGCTGCTGGCCTTGTCGCAAGTGGTGCTGGCGCCGGAAGCCTACGGCGTAAACCTGAATCCGATCGCCAACGAACCGTACTTCCAGGTCGTCGAAATCAACCAGCGCATGGACCTGTCCAAGGTGGCCGCGGTGGCCAATATCGACGAAGACGAACTGTTCCAGCTCAACCCGGCCTTCAAGCAGCGCACTACCATCGACGGGCCCCAGCACTTGCTGGTGCCGACGTCCAAGGCGCAGCTGCTGACCGCCAGCCTGTCGACCATGCGTCCCGAAGAGTTGATCAGCAAGAAGTCGCTCAAGCCGGTTTTCGAAGGTGCTGATGAATCCGAAATCGCCAGCCTCAAACGCGCCTACCGTGTAAAACGCGGCGACAACCTGGCCGCCATCGCCAAGGCCAACAAGGTCGACGTCAAGGACCTGCAGCGCTGGAACAAAATGACCGGCAAGAACCTCAAGGTCGGCCAGACGCTGGTGATGCAGGAAAAGTCCAAAGGCAGCGCCGGACGCGTCAACACCGTCGTGGCGGCCAATACCAAGACGAAGACCAAGACGCCGCAGACCCAATACAAGGTCCAGCAAGGTGATTCGCTGTACATCGTGGCCAAGCGTTTCAACGTTGAAATGCAGCACCTCAAGCGCTGGAATCCGCGTGTCGGCCAAGCGCTGAAGCCGGGGCAGATGCTGACGGTTGCTTCGCCACACTAA
- a CDS encoding LysR family transcriptional regulator has product MRLRHIEVIQALLQTGHLGTAAEWLQLPVAEVESILRDAESQLGFMLFSSVRGRLQATREARELQVEIAHVYEALEPVQRLASSLKQYQAPPLRIICTPPLAQQLLPQSIAALRRRLPDVPCSLLSQPTRDIVRSLLLRESDLGLSLHDPDHADIHCQVIAQGKLQLLAPHGWLQPKQKYISLQDLAGQSMVGLEGHDPLSPALDNKLHGLRPAPVVHTRVQTHQMMRSMVEAGEGLAIVDPFTALGAKSAGLDACPLAPAVPISVYALTLKNGEPSPAAQALLDIVTEQAVAMLAS; this is encoded by the coding sequence ATGCGTTTACGTCATATCGAAGTGATACAGGCGCTTCTGCAGACCGGTCACCTGGGCACCGCCGCCGAATGGTTGCAGCTACCAGTGGCCGAGGTCGAAAGCATTCTGCGTGACGCTGAGAGTCAGTTGGGTTTCATGTTGTTTTCCAGCGTGCGTGGACGCTTGCAGGCCACGCGCGAGGCGCGGGAGTTGCAGGTCGAAATCGCCCACGTCTACGAGGCGCTCGAACCGGTCCAGCGTTTGGCCAGCAGCCTCAAGCAGTATCAGGCCCCACCCCTTCGCATCATTTGCACGCCGCCCCTTGCTCAACAGTTGTTGCCCCAGAGCATCGCGGCCCTGCGCCGGCGTCTGCCCGACGTGCCTTGCAGCCTGTTGAGCCAGCCCACCCGCGACATCGTCCGAAGCCTGCTGCTGCGCGAAAGCGATCTGGGCCTGAGCCTGCACGATCCCGACCACGCGGATATTCATTGTCAGGTCATTGCCCAGGGCAAACTGCAACTGTTGGCGCCCCACGGCTGGCTGCAACCGAAGCAGAAGTACATTTCGCTGCAAGACCTGGCGGGCCAGTCGATGGTCGGCCTGGAAGGTCATGATCCGCTGAGCCCGGCGCTCGACAACAAACTGCACGGGCTGCGCCCTGCTCCCGTCGTCCACACTCGGGTGCAGACGCACCAGATGATGCGCAGCATGGTCGAGGCCGGTGAAGGGCTGGCGATTGTCGACCCGTTCACCGCACTCGGGGCCAAATCCGCTGGCCTGGACGCCTGCCCGCTGGCGCCCGCCGTACCGATCAGCGTCTACGCACTGACCTTGAAGAACGGCGAGCCTTCCCCGGCCGCTCAGGCATTGCTGGATATCGTCACGGAACAAGCCGTGGCGATGTTGGCGAGCTGA
- a CDS encoding GNAT family N-acetyltransferase — MQPVMNPKYPGLSVRVADDGFAAYIWGSDFSFEVAAYGAAEIGKPVDQWPVTPITPYRKCYGIDPEEFSSFRDAADSAIFMAYLDDEPVGHLVVSTNWNGFAHIDELAVHAPARRHGVAKALLDVAQFWSRKKKLPGIMLETQNNNLGACRLYERCGYVIGGIDHLRYRGIDPNTAEIALFWYRLFDNPLENPISSPTSPRLVP; from the coding sequence ATGCAACCGGTCATGAATCCGAAATACCCAGGGCTGTCGGTGCGCGTTGCCGACGATGGTTTCGCCGCTTATATCTGGGGCAGTGATTTCAGTTTTGAAGTCGCGGCCTATGGCGCAGCCGAAATCGGCAAACCGGTGGACCAGTGGCCAGTGACGCCGATCACCCCCTACCGTAAGTGCTATGGCATTGATCCCGAGGAATTCAGCAGTTTCCGCGATGCCGCCGACAGTGCGATTTTCATGGCTTATCTCGACGATGAGCCGGTGGGTCACCTGGTGGTCAGCACCAACTGGAACGGTTTTGCCCACATCGATGAGCTGGCGGTGCATGCGCCGGCACGGCGACATGGCGTGGCCAAGGCGCTGCTGGATGTGGCGCAGTTCTGGAGTCGCAAGAAGAAACTGCCGGGCATCATGCTTGAAACCCAGAACAATAACCTGGGGGCCTGCCGGCTCTATGAACGTTGCGGGTATGTGATTGGCGGAATCGATCATCTGCGCTATCGCGGCATTGACCCCAACACCGCCGAGATTGCGTTGTTCTGGTATCGATTGTTCGATAACCCGCTGGAAAACCCGATCAGCTCGCCAACATCGCCACGGCTTGTTCCGTGA
- a CDS encoding Orn/Lys/Arg decarboxylase N-terminal domain-containing protein: protein MYKDLKFPVLIVHRDIKADTVAGDRVRGIARELEQEGFSIVSAVDYTEGRLVASTHHGLSCMLIAAEDPSADSHLLQNMAELISLARVRAPDLPIFALGEQVTLENAPADAMDELNQLRGILYLFEDTVPFLARQVARAARKYLDGLLPPFFKALVQHTADSNYSWHTPGHGGGVAYHKSPVGQAFHQFFGENTLRSDLSVSVPELGSLLDHTGPLAEAEARAARNFGADHTFFVINGTSTANKIVWHSMVARDDLVLVDRNCHKSVLHSIIMTGAIPLYLCPERNELGIIGPIPLSEFSRESIQAKIDASPLTKGRAPKVKLAVVTNSTYDGLCYNAELIKQSLGNSVEVLHFDEAWYAYAAFHEFFAGRYGMGTSRSEDSPLVFTTHSTHKLLAAFSQASMIHVQDGGARQLDRDRFNEAFMMHISTSPQYSIIASLDVASAMMEGPAGRSLLQEMFDEALSFRRALANLRQHIAADDWWFSIWQPPSVEGIERVVTGDWLLQPDADWHGFGGVTDDYVLLDPIKVTLVMPGLTAGGALSERGIPAAVVSKFLWERGLVVEKTGLYSFLVLFSMGITKGKWSTLLTELLEFKRSYDGNVSLATCLPCVAQQDGARYKGMGLRDLCDQLHACYRSNATAKHLKRMYTVLPEIAMKPADAYDQLVRGEVEAVSIDALDGRIAAVMLVPYPPGIPLIMPGERFTESTRSIIDYLAFARTFDSSFPGFVADVHGLQHEDEGNGRHYTVDCIKE, encoded by the coding sequence ATGTACAAAGATTTGAAATTCCCGGTCCTGATCGTCCATCGCGACATCAAGGCCGACACCGTCGCCGGTGATCGCGTGCGTGGCATCGCCCGTGAGCTGGAGCAGGAAGGCTTCAGCATTGTCTCGGCGGTGGATTACACCGAGGGGCGGCTGGTCGCGTCGACCCATCACGGTCTCTCGTGCATGTTGATCGCCGCCGAGGACCCCAGCGCCGACTCACATTTGCTGCAGAACATGGCCGAACTGATCAGCCTGGCGCGGGTGCGTGCGCCGGACTTGCCGATCTTCGCCCTGGGTGAGCAAGTGACGCTGGAAAACGCTCCGGCCGATGCCATGGACGAGCTCAATCAGCTGCGTGGCATTCTCTATTTGTTCGAAGACACCGTGCCGTTTCTGGCACGGCAGGTCGCGCGAGCCGCGCGCAAATACCTGGATGGCCTGCTGCCACCGTTCTTCAAGGCTTTGGTGCAACACACCGCCGACTCCAATTATTCCTGGCACACGCCCGGCCATGGCGGCGGCGTGGCGTATCACAAGAGCCCGGTAGGGCAGGCGTTTCACCAGTTTTTCGGAGAAAACACCCTGCGTTCGGATTTATCGGTGTCGGTGCCGGAACTGGGTTCGTTGCTCGATCACACCGGCCCGCTGGCTGAGGCGGAGGCGCGAGCGGCGCGCAACTTCGGCGCCGATCACACTTTTTTCGTGATCAATGGCACGTCTACCGCCAACAAGATCGTCTGGCATTCCATGGTTGCCCGCGATGACCTGGTGCTGGTGGATCGCAATTGCCACAAGTCGGTGCTGCACTCGATCATCATGACCGGCGCCATTCCGTTGTACTTGTGCCCGGAACGTAACGAACTGGGGATCATCGGCCCGATTCCGCTGAGCGAATTCAGCCGCGAGTCGATCCAGGCCAAGATCGATGCCAGCCCGCTGACCAAGGGCCGCGCACCCAAAGTCAAACTGGCGGTGGTGACCAATTCCACCTATGACGGCCTCTGCTACAACGCCGAACTGATCAAGCAAAGCCTGGGCAACAGCGTCGAAGTGCTGCATTTCGATGAGGCCTGGTATGCCTATGCGGCGTTTCACGAGTTTTTTGCCGGGCGTTACGGCATGGGCACTTCCCGCAGCGAAGACAGCCCGCTGGTGTTCACCACCCATTCCACGCACAAACTATTGGCGGCATTCAGTCAGGCCTCGATGATTCACGTTCAGGATGGCGGCGCCCGGCAACTGGACCGCGACCGTTTCAACGAAGCGTTCATGATGCACATCTCCACGTCGCCGCAATACAGCATCATTGCCTCGCTGGATGTGGCTTCGGCCATGATGGAAGGCCCGGCCGGTCGTTCCTTGTTACAGGAAATGTTCGACGAGGCCTTGAGTTTTCGCCGGGCGCTGGCGAACCTGCGACAGCACATTGCTGCCGATGACTGGTGGTTTTCCATCTGGCAGCCGCCGTCGGTGGAAGGCATCGAGCGCGTCGTCACCGGAGACTGGCTGCTGCAACCCGACGCCGACTGGCACGGCTTTGGCGGCGTGACCGACGACTATGTGCTGCTCGATCCGATCAAAGTCACGCTGGTGATGCCGGGCCTCACCGCAGGCGGCGCGTTGAGCGAACGGGGGATTCCGGCGGCGGTGGTCAGCAAGTTTCTCTGGGAGCGCGGACTGGTGGTCGAGAAGACTGGTTTGTATTCATTCCTGGTACTGTTTTCCATGGGTATCACCAAGGGCAAATGGAGCACGCTGCTGACCGAGTTGCTGGAGTTCAAGCGCAGCTATGACGGCAACGTCAGCCTGGCGACGTGCCTGCCGTGCGTGGCGCAGCAGGACGGCGCGCGTTACAAGGGCATGGGGTTGCGCGATCTGTGCGATCAACTGCACGCCTGTTACCGCAGCAATGCCACGGCCAAACATCTCAAGCGTATGTACACGGTGCTGCCGGAAATCGCCATGAAGCCGGCCGACGCCTATGATCAACTGGTGCGTGGCGAGGTGGAGGCAGTGTCGATCGATGCGCTGGACGGCCGCATCGCCGCCGTCATGCTGGTACCGTACCCGCCGGGGATCCCGTTGATCATGCCCGGCGAACGCTTCACCGAGTCGACCCGCTCGATCATCGATTACCTGGCGTTTGCCCGCACGTTCGACAGCAGTTTTCCGGGGTTTGTCGCCGATGTGCACGGCTTGCAACACGAAGACGAGGGCAATGGGCGGCATTACACCGTCGATTGCATCAAGGAGTGA
- the gloB gene encoding hydroxyacylglutathione hydrolase, which yields MIQITALPAFTDNYIWLLQDPDTRRCAVVDPGDAAPVQAWLAANPGWVLSDILITHHHHDHVGGVEQLKKATDAKVYGPASETIPARDVALKDNDRINVLGWDFDVIAVPGHTLGHIAFYHEGSLFCGDTLFAAGCGRLFEGTPEQMHTSLTRLASYPEDTRVYCTHEYTLSNLRFAAAVEPGNPHTAERLAKVTEQREAGIITLPSTLGLEKLTNPFLRTRETSVKEKVDERNRTDIRAPSAVFAALRAWKDTF from the coding sequence ATGATACAGATCACAGCCCTGCCCGCCTTCACCGACAACTACATCTGGTTGTTACAAGACCCCGACACCCGGCGCTGTGCCGTGGTCGATCCGGGCGATGCCGCGCCGGTGCAGGCCTGGCTTGCGGCCAATCCGGGCTGGGTGCTGAGTGACATTCTGATCACTCACCATCATCACGACCATGTCGGCGGCGTCGAGCAGCTGAAAAAAGCGACAGACGCGAAGGTCTATGGCCCGGCCAGCGAAACCATCCCGGCGCGGGACGTCGCGCTCAAGGACAACGATCGCATCAACGTGCTGGGTTGGGACTTCGATGTGATCGCCGTTCCCGGCCATACCCTGGGGCACATCGCCTTCTACCATGAGGGATCGTTGTTTTGCGGTGACACCCTATTCGCCGCCGGTTGCGGGCGCCTGTTCGAAGGCACGCCCGAGCAAATGCATACGTCGCTGACGCGCCTCGCTTCGTATCCCGAGGATACGCGGGTGTATTGCACCCATGAATACACCTTGAGCAATCTGCGCTTTGCGGCAGCGGTCGAGCCCGGCAACCCGCACACCGCCGAACGCCTTGCCAAAGTCACCGAACAACGGGAAGCCGGAATCATCACGCTGCCCTCTACGCTGGGCCTTGAAAAGCTGACAAACCCGTTTTTGCGCACTCGCGAAACATCCGTTAAAGAAAAAGTGGACGAACGGAATCGAACCGATATCCGGGCTCCCAGTGCGGTTTTTGCTGCCCTGCGCGCTTGGAAAGATACGTTCTAA
- a CDS encoding methyltransferase domain-containing protein, whose amino-acid sequence MTDKAFAQADPDWLALISAAREWLSGPLGQFLLDEERRMLEDELGRFFGGYLVHYGPSAETPPSAPQVQRNVRLGAPLPGVEIVCEEQAWPLSEHAADVVVLQHGLDFCLSPHGLLREAASSVRPGGHLLIVGINPWSTWGLRHVFAHDALRKARCISPSRVGDWLNLLGFALEKRRFGCYRPPLASPAWQARLAGWERKAGDWQLSGGGFYLLVARKIVVGLRPLRQERREPMGKLIPLPMAKVNRRNIEP is encoded by the coding sequence ATGACCGATAAAGCGTTCGCTCAGGCTGATCCTGACTGGCTGGCCTTGATCAGCGCGGCCCGTGAATGGCTGTCCGGCCCCCTCGGGCAATTTCTGCTGGATGAAGAACGCCGCATGCTCGAAGACGAGTTGGGGCGCTTCTTCGGTGGCTATCTGGTGCATTACGGTCCTTCGGCCGAGACCCCACCGTCGGCACCGCAGGTCCAGCGCAATGTGCGGCTCGGTGCGCCGTTGCCGGGTGTCGAAATCGTCTGTGAAGAACAAGCCTGGCCGTTGAGCGAGCATGCCGCCGATGTAGTGGTGCTGCAGCATGGTCTGGATTTCTGCCTCTCGCCCCACGGTTTGCTGCGTGAAGCGGCGAGTAGCGTCCGCCCCGGCGGGCATCTGCTGATTGTCGGAATCAACCCCTGGAGCACGTGGGGTTTGCGCCACGTGTTTGCCCATGACGCCTTGCGCAAGGCCCGCTGCATTTCGCCGTCACGGGTCGGCGACTGGTTGAACCTGCTGGGCTTCGCGCTGGAGAAACGCCGCTTCGGGTGCTATCGTCCGCCGCTTGCGTCCCCTGCCTGGCAAGCCCGTCTGGCCGGCTGGGAGCGCAAGGCCGGTGATTGGCAATTGTCTGGCGGCGGCTTCTATTTATTGGTCGCGCGCAAGATAGTGGTGGGTCTGCGTCCGCTTCGTCAGGAGCGTCGCGAACCGATGGGCAAGCTGATTCCCTTGCCGATGGCCAAGGTCAACCGACGCAATATCGAACCGTAA
- the rnhA gene encoding ribonuclease HI yields the protein MSDSVELFTDGACKGNPGPGGWGALLVCKGVEKELWGGEANTTNNRMELMGAIRGLEELKRSCDVLLVTDSQYVMKGINEWMDNWKKRGWKTAAKEPVKNADLWKLLDEQVNRHNVTWKWVRGHIGHHGNERADQLANRGVDEVRGYKQA from the coding sequence ATGAGCGATAGCGTAGAACTCTTCACCGACGGCGCCTGCAAAGGCAACCCTGGCCCAGGCGGCTGGGGCGCATTGCTGGTGTGCAAGGGCGTTGAAAAAGAACTCTGGGGCGGCGAAGCCAATACCACCAACAACCGCATGGAGCTGATGGGCGCGATCCGCGGGCTGGAAGAACTCAAGCGTTCCTGCGACGTGCTGCTGGTGACCGACTCCCAGTACGTGATGAAAGGCATCAACGAGTGGATGGACAACTGGAAGAAGCGCGGCTGGAAAACGGCGGCGAAAGAACCGGTGAAGAACGCTGACCTGTGGAAGTTGCTGGATGAGCAGGTCAACCGTCACAACGTTACCTGGAAATGGGTACGCGGGCACATCGGGCATCACGGCAACGAACGGGCTGACCAGCTGGCTAACCGTGGCGTTGATGAAGTGCGCGGGTACAAGCAGGCTTGA
- a CDS encoding extracellular solute-binding protein, translating into MKRPLLLLLISLALSSPASATISESHGYAQFGTLKYPARFTHFDWVNPQAPKGGTLRVMAFGTFDTLNPYTFKGSSPVSTANFLQYGINELNEPLMVGTGQYAPSGDEPTSSYGLIAQSVEYSEDRSWVVFNLRPEARFHDGTPITAYDVAFSYRLLLKEGHPQYRTNLQEVLRVDVLNPQRIRFVFKRAGNPLLILRLGELPVLPQHYWKGRDFKATTFEPPLGSGPYRITSVTPGRQIVFERVKDYWGKDLPVNRGKYNFDRMEVEFYRDSDVAFEAFKAGEFDIYIEHQAKNWENGYNFPAVRRGDVIKAQIPHQIPTQSQGLFMNTRRAAFSDARVREALGLMFDFEWTNRTLFSGSYKRAMSYYPNSEFSATGLPVGHEWLMLKPYREQLPAKLLTEPFSLPQTQGRGIPRETMRKALSLLAEAGWKLDGQHVQNAAGQPLRLEILLVNPNLERILQPYVENLASIGIDARLRTVDRAQYKQRLDQFDFDMILMTLNQTLSPGLEQWQYFHSSQVGVKGSKNYAGIANPVVDHLLEQLLAAQTRDEQVAAGKALDRVLLWQHYIIPNWYLSYHRLAYRNRFAFVTTPPYTLGLSAWWLKSSEKDR; encoded by the coding sequence TTGAAGCGTCCCCTCCTCCTGCTCCTGATCAGCCTGGCCTTGAGCTCCCCCGCAAGCGCGACGATCAGCGAAAGCCATGGTTATGCGCAGTTCGGCACGCTCAAGTACCCGGCCAGATTTACCCACTTCGACTGGGTCAACCCGCAAGCGCCCAAGGGCGGTACGTTGCGGGTGATGGCGTTTGGCACCTTCGATACGCTCAACCCCTACACATTCAAGGGCTCGAGCCCGGTCTCCACCGCGAACTTCCTGCAATACGGCATCAATGAGCTGAACGAACCGCTGATGGTCGGCACTGGCCAATACGCACCGTCCGGCGACGAGCCGACGTCCAGTTATGGCCTGATCGCCCAATCGGTGGAATACAGCGAAGACCGCAGTTGGGTGGTGTTCAACCTGCGCCCCGAAGCACGGTTTCACGATGGCACGCCGATTACCGCGTACGACGTCGCGTTCTCTTACCGGTTGCTGCTCAAGGAAGGCCATCCGCAATACCGCACCAATCTTCAGGAAGTGTTGCGGGTGGACGTGCTCAACCCGCAGCGCATCCGTTTTGTTTTCAAGCGCGCCGGGAATCCGCTGCTGATCCTGCGCCTGGGCGAGTTGCCGGTGCTGCCGCAGCATTACTGGAAAGGTCGCGACTTCAAGGCCACCACCTTCGAGCCGCCGCTGGGCAGCGGCCCTTATCGCATCACCTCGGTCACGCCCGGGCGCCAGATCGTGTTCGAACGGGTCAAGGATTACTGGGGCAAAGACCTGCCGGTCAATCGCGGCAAGTACAACTTCGATCGCATGGAAGTCGAGTTCTACCGCGACAGCGACGTCGCGTTCGAAGCGTTCAAGGCCGGCGAGTTCGATATCTATATCGAGCATCAGGCGAAGAACTGGGAAAACGGATACAACTTCCCGGCCGTGCGACGGGGCGATGTCATCAAGGCGCAGATCCCGCACCAGATCCCGACCCAAAGCCAGGGCCTGTTCATGAACACCCGGCGAGCGGCGTTCTCCGACGCCAGGGTCCGTGAAGCGCTGGGGCTGATGTTCGACTTCGAGTGGACCAATCGCACACTGTTCAGCGGCTCCTATAAACGCGCCATGAGTTACTACCCCAACAGTGAGTTCTCGGCCACTGGCCTTCCGGTCGGTCATGAATGGTTGATGCTCAAGCCCTACCGGGAGCAATTGCCCGCCAAGCTGCTCACCGAGCCGTTCAGCCTGCCGCAGACCCAAGGGCGCGGCATTCCAAGGGAAACCATGCGCAAGGCCCTCAGCCTGCTCGCGGAAGCCGGCTGGAAGCTTGACGGCCAACACGTACAGAACGCGGCCGGACAACCGTTGCGCCTGGAAATCCTGCTGGTCAACCCGAACCTGGAACGCATCCTCCAGCCTTATGTCGAGAACCTCGCCAGCATCGGCATCGATGCCCGGTTGCGCACGGTGGACCGCGCCCAATACAAACAGCGCCTCGACCAGTTCGATTTCGACATGATCCTGATGACCCTCAACCAGACCCTCAGTCCCGGCCTTGAGCAATGGCAGTATTTCCATTCCAGTCAGGTCGGGGTCAAGGGCAGTAAAAACTACGCGGGCATCGCCAACCCGGTGGTCGATCATTTACTTGAACAATTGCTCGCCGCCCAGACCCGCGATGAACAGGTTGCCGCCGGCAAAGCCCTGGACCGCGTGCTGCTGTGGCAGCACTACATCATTCCCAACTGGTACCTCAGTTATCACCGCCTGGCCTACCGCAACCGGTTCGCCTTTGTCACCACGCCGCCCTACACCCTGGGCCTGAGCGCGTGGTGGCTGAAGTCTTCGGAGAAAGATCGATGA
- the dnaQ gene encoding DNA polymerase III subunit epsilon, translated as MATRSVVLDTETTGMPVTDGHRIIEIGCVELIGRRLTGRHFHVYLQPDRESDEGAIGVHGITNEFLVGKPRFTEVADEFFEFIKGAQLIIHNAAFDVGFINNEFALMGQHDRADITQHCSILDTLMMARERHPGQRNSLDALCKRYGVDNSGRELHGALLDSEILADVYLTMTGGQTSLSLAGNASDGNGSGEGADNSATEIRRLPADRQPTRIIRASEDDLARHVARMEAIAKSAGAPALWVQLAEAEAQA; from the coding sequence ATGGCCACCAGATCCGTTGTACTCGATACCGAAACCACCGGCATGCCGGTGACAGACGGCCACCGGATTATCGAAATCGGTTGTGTCGAGTTGATCGGTCGGCGCCTGACGGGCCGGCATTTCCACGTTTACCTGCAACCGGACCGCGAAAGTGACGAAGGCGCCATCGGCGTCCACGGCATTACCAACGAGTTCCTCGTGGGCAAGCCACGCTTCACTGAAGTGGCCGATGAGTTTTTCGAATTCATCAAGGGCGCGCAGCTGATCATCCATAACGCGGCGTTCGACGTTGGGTTCATCAACAACGAATTCGCCCTGATGGGTCAGCACGATCGTGCGGACATCACGCAACACTGCTCGATCCTCGACACCCTGATGATGGCCCGGGAACGTCACCCTGGGCAGCGCAATAGCCTCGACGCCTTGTGTAAACGTTATGGCGTCGACAACTCCGGCCGTGAACTTCACGGCGCCTTGCTCGACTCCGAGATTCTCGCCGACGTTTACCTGACCATGACCGGCGGCCAGACCAGCCTGTCGCTGGCCGGCAACGCGTCCGATGGCAATGGCTCCGGCGAAGGCGCGGACAACTCCGCCACCGAAATCCGCCGCTTGCCGGCCGACCGTCAGCCGACGCGGATCATTCGCGCCAGCGAAGACGATCTGGCCCGGCACGTTGCGCGGATGGAAGCCATCGCCAAATCTGCGGGAGCCCCGGCCCTGTGGGTGCAACTCGCCGAGGCTGAAGCTCAGGCCTGA